One Sporomusaceae bacterium ACPt DNA window includes the following coding sequences:
- the rpsT gene encoding 30S ribosomal protein S20 — translation MPNIKASERSVKTDAERRARNYSVRSAIKTSTRKVEEAARAGKADEAKNLLTQAASVIDKAAAKGVIHKNAAARKKSRLARKANATAQAQ, via the coding sequence TTGCCAAATATCAAAGCATCTGAGCGTAGCGTAAAAACTGACGCTGAACGGCGCGCGCGCAATTATTCGGTAAGATCAGCTATCAAGACTTCAACTCGCAAAGTAGAAGAAGCTGCACGTGCCGGTAAAGCAGATGAGGCCAAGAACCTCCTGACTCAAGCTGCAAGCGTTATTGATAAAGCAGCCGCCAAAGGCGTTATCCATAAAAATGCCGCGGCCCGTAAGAAATCACGTCTGGCTCGTAAAGCCAACGCAACTGCTCAAGCTCAATAA
- the hrcA gene encoding Heat-inducible transcription repressor HrcA: MLDERKRQILQAIIDDYISTAEPVGSRTIARKYNLGISPATVRNEMADLELLGYLEQPHTSAGRIPSVKGYRFYVDCLLAPPQISDRDIAIIDNWYQTKARRIEEVFQETVKILSRITRNVSMVLAPQLTQCTFKYLQFLPLDERRSIIVIVTDTGLVENKIIEIPEGLSHEDLIRVANAINSRLGGLTVDRITMAVLEDIQNAILPDPKLFERAVLLLKQALTVEKNEKVYLSGTTQMLNQPEFRDVDKVKDLLTMLEEDKLLCDILHMADSDGVVVTIGQENKYTGIHDCSVVQATYRIDGQVVGTVAVLGPTRMEYGKTMAVLKFMQRHLGEILKKYKVL, from the coding sequence GTGTTGGATGAACGGAAACGCCAAATTTTACAAGCTATTATTGATGACTATATATCCACTGCTGAACCGGTTGGGTCGCGGACTATCGCGCGTAAATACAATCTGGGGATTAGTCCGGCTACCGTCCGTAATGAAATGGCAGATTTGGAGTTATTAGGTTATTTGGAGCAACCGCATACTTCTGCAGGCAGAATACCATCGGTCAAAGGTTACCGGTTCTATGTTGACTGTCTGTTGGCCCCACCACAGATTTCTGATCGGGATATTGCAATCATCGACAATTGGTACCAGACTAAAGCGCGCCGAATTGAAGAAGTTTTTCAGGAAACAGTTAAAATTCTGTCGCGAATAACACGGAATGTATCAATGGTGCTTGCACCGCAATTAACCCAGTGTACTTTTAAATATCTTCAGTTTTTGCCGCTTGACGAACGCCGGTCGATTATTGTCATTGTCACCGATACTGGATTGGTAGAAAATAAAATTATTGAAATACCGGAAGGGCTCAGCCATGAAGATTTAATCCGGGTGGCTAACGCTATAAATTCCCGGCTTGGCGGTTTAACTGTCGACCGGATTACTATGGCAGTCCTTGAAGATATTCAAAATGCTATACTGCCTGATCCTAAATTGTTTGAGCGGGCAGTTTTGCTGCTTAAGCAGGCTCTTACTGTCGAAAAAAACGAAAAAGTCTATCTTAGCGGTACTACACAAATGCTAAACCAGCCCGAATTTAGGGATGTGGATAAAGTCAAAGATCTGTTAACAATGCTTGAAGAGGACAAATTGTTATGCGATATTCTACATATGGCCGATAGTGACGGTGTAGTGGTTACTATTGGTCAGGAGAATAAATATACCGGCATCCATGACTGCAGTGTTGTTCAGGCCACCTACCGCATTGACGGCCAGGTGGTGGGAACTGTTGCCGTGCTTGGCCCGACTCGGATGGAATATGGTAAAACCATGGCGGTACTTAAGTTTATGCAGCGCCATTTAGGAGAAATCCTGAAAAAGTACAAGGTGTTATAG
- the yqeN gene encoding putative protein YqeN translates to MDYKAVLNTIKQNKIAPLYLLHGEETYHIRQVEQALINSLVAPEDRDMNLVVFESDPQVEELINTIETIPFMGGKNLILVRNTAIFSAGRKSGNDVQDKSDPSGERLIKIFGNMPEYSHVVFITGDKPDKRRKAYKAIEKNGVIFEAAPLKSKDLRAWLTERLAELKIKMAPDAQEHLLAAVSMMPQVSLDFINNELEKAILYTADRPLITQQALKQILSAVPEVSIFAMVEALSQRRTVQAIQLLQEQLAAGEHPVRILALLVRQVRQLWQVKELINKGYNGREIAEYFKVPGFIGEKLARQSRSFNDDKLKKAMLSFAAADRDLKLSRTGPAVLEKIIIELCS, encoded by the coding sequence ATGGATTACAAAGCTGTACTTAATACCATTAAACAGAATAAAATTGCACCCTTATACCTTTTGCACGGCGAGGAAACATATCATATTCGGCAGGTTGAACAAGCGCTTATTAACAGTTTGGTGGCTCCTGAGGACCGGGATATGAACCTTGTTGTTTTTGAATCTGACCCGCAAGTTGAAGAACTTATTAATACAATTGAAACAATACCGTTCATGGGTGGGAAGAATCTTATTCTCGTCCGCAATACAGCAATATTCAGCGCCGGACGTAAGAGCGGCAATGATGTCCAGGACAAATCAGATCCGTCAGGCGAGCGGCTAATTAAAATATTTGGTAATATGCCGGAATATAGTCATGTTGTATTTATTACAGGGGATAAACCGGATAAACGGCGTAAAGCATATAAAGCCATTGAGAAAAACGGCGTAATATTTGAAGCGGCACCACTAAAAAGCAAAGATTTACGCGCTTGGCTTACCGAACGGCTAGCTGAACTAAAAATAAAAATGGCTCCTGACGCTCAGGAGCATTTGTTGGCGGCAGTCAGTATGATGCCGCAAGTCTCGCTTGATTTTATCAATAACGAGTTAGAAAAGGCAATTTTATATACAGCAGACAGACCGCTGATTACCCAACAGGCATTGAAGCAAATCTTATCGGCGGTTCCTGAAGTATCTATTTTCGCCATGGTTGAAGCTTTAAGTCAAAGGCGAACTGTCCAGGCTATCCAGCTTTTACAAGAACAACTGGCGGCAGGAGAACATCCGGTGCGGATACTGGCGCTCTTAGTCCGGCAAGTTAGGCAGTTGTGGCAAGTAAAAGAATTGATCAATAAAGGGTATAACGGCCGGGAAATAGCCGAGTATTTTAAAGTTCCCGGATTTATTGGCGAGAAATTGGCCAGGCAAAGCCGTAGTTTTAACGACGATAAACTTAAAAAAGCTATGCTGAGTTTTGCAGCAGCAGACCGGGATTTGAAATTAAGCCGGACCGGGCCGGCAGTGCTTGAAAAAATAATAATTGAGCTTTGTAGTTAA
- the lepA gene encoding Elongation factor 4: protein MDTGHIRNFSIIAHIDHGKSTLADRLLEYTGALSAREMEDQVLDQMELERERGITIKAQAVRLTYTAKNGETYMLNLIDTPGHVDFTYEVSRSLAACEGALLVVDAAQGIEAQTLANVYLALEHNLEIIPVINKIDLPSAEPERVKNEIEDVIGLDTSDAVLASAKTGIGIEDILEAIVRKVPPPAGKADEPLSALIFDSHFDSYKGVIAYVRVMNGRITPGMKIKMMATNKIFDVTEVGVFRPYLANINELGPGQVGFIAASIKNVKDTRVGDTITSADRPVAEPLPGYRKITPMVYCGLYPVDSADYENLRDALEKLQLNDASLVYEPETSIALGFGFRCGFLGLLHMDVIQERLEREYNLTLITTAPSVIYRVFKTNGEVIEIENPSKLPTTQEIDHIEEPYVKATVIVPNDYVGAVMELSQDKRGEFKDMKYLDVNRVMLTYHLPLSEIIFDYFDRLKSSTRGYASLDYELLGYQTSALVKLDILLNSEPVDALSVIVHRDRATPRGRQLVEKLKEIIPRQMFEIPIQAAIGSKVIARETVRAMRKDVLAKCYGGDITRKRKLLEKQKEGKKRMKQVGSVEVPQEAFMAILKMD, encoded by the coding sequence ATGGATACAGGACATATTCGTAATTTTTCTATTATTGCCCACATTGACCACGGCAAGTCGACACTTGCAGATCGGTTATTGGAGTATACAGGCGCTCTCTCTGCCCGCGAGATGGAAGACCAGGTTTTAGACCAAATGGAACTTGAGCGCGAGCGTGGCATTACTATCAAGGCTCAGGCTGTCCGGTTAACTTATACAGCCAAAAATGGCGAAACGTACATGCTCAATCTTATTGATACACCGGGGCATGTTGACTTTACTTATGAGGTTTCCCGAAGTTTGGCCGCATGTGAAGGCGCTCTCCTGGTGGTGGATGCTGCTCAAGGTATTGAAGCTCAGACATTAGCTAATGTTTACTTGGCACTTGAGCATAACCTGGAGATAATTCCGGTAATTAATAAAATTGATTTGCCGAGTGCTGAGCCTGAGCGGGTTAAGAATGAGATTGAGGATGTTATTGGTTTAGATACATCTGACGCGGTATTAGCCAGCGCAAAAACCGGTATTGGCATTGAGGATATTTTGGAGGCTATAGTCCGGAAAGTGCCGCCTCCTGCCGGTAAAGCCGACGAACCGCTGAGTGCGCTTATTTTTGATTCTCACTTTGATTCATACAAAGGCGTAATTGCCTACGTTCGGGTTATGAACGGCAGAATCACGCCTGGTATGAAGATAAAAATGATGGCCACTAATAAAATTTTTGATGTAACTGAAGTTGGCGTATTCAGGCCCTACCTTGCCAATATCAACGAATTAGGGCCGGGTCAGGTCGGATTTATCGCAGCAAGTATAAAAAATGTCAAAGACACGCGAGTGGGTGACACCATTACCAGTGCTGACCGCCCGGTCGCTGAACCGTTGCCTGGCTATCGCAAAATTACCCCAATGGTATATTGCGGTCTTTATCCGGTTGACAGCGCTGATTATGAAAACCTTCGCGACGCACTGGAGAAATTGCAGCTTAATGATGCGTCACTGGTATATGAACCGGAAACGTCAATCGCCCTTGGCTTTGGGTTCCGTTGCGGCTTCCTGGGACTTTTACATATGGATGTTATCCAGGAACGGTTGGAGCGCGAGTATAATCTAACGCTAATTACCACGGCGCCCAGTGTAATTTACCGTGTGTTTAAAACAAACGGGGAAGTAATCGAGATTGAGAACCCGTCAAAGTTGCCGACAACCCAAGAAATTGATCACATTGAAGAGCCGTATGTCAAAGCTACGGTAATTGTTCCTAACGATTATGTCGGGGCTGTTATGGAACTGTCCCAGGACAAACGCGGCGAATTTAAAGATATGAAGTATCTGGACGTCAACCGGGTAATGCTGACATACCACTTACCGCTTAGTGAGATAATCTTTGATTATTTTGATCGCTTAAAATCATCGACGCGCGGTTATGCCTCACTTGATTATGAATTACTGGGCTACCAAACTTCAGCCCTTGTAAAGCTGGATATACTGCTGAACAGTGAGCCGGTTGACGCCCTTAGCGTGATTGTCCACCGTGACCGGGCAACGCCGCGTGGCCGGCAACTTGTTGAAAAACTTAAAGAGATTATTCCCCGTCAAATGTTTGAAATTCCTATCCAGGCCGCTATCGGCAGCAAAGTGATTGCCCGGGAGACTGTGCGGGCCATGCGCAAGGACGTGCTTGCCAAGTGCTATGGCGGTGACATCACCCGAAAACGCAAACTGTTAGAAAAACAAAAAGAGGGTAAAAAACGAATGAAACAAGTAGGTAGCGTAGAGGTTCCACAAGAGGCTTTTATGGCTATTTTAAAAATGGATTAA
- the comEA gene encoding ComE operon protein 1: protein MEGLRKKLIIVIVLACGILAYSFYNFVRKSSDSYASNTVSPAASVSTTATNNINNGNSSEVVIYVSGAVNKPGVYKLASGSRVVDAVTIAGGFAPGADAAKINLALQVKDEMQVNVPYTVSVVTNNTGAQAGSGVSGGSHDSDKININTASPADLDKLPGIGPALAERIVEYRNANGLFKDTADIKKVPGIGESKYNQFKAKISI, encoded by the coding sequence ATGGAAGGCTTGCGCAAAAAGCTAATTATTGTTATCGTGCTGGCGTGTGGAATATTAGCTTATAGTTTTTACAACTTTGTGCGAAAGAGTTCAGATAGCTATGCTTCGAATACCGTCTCACCGGCAGCAAGTGTTTCAACAACTGCAACCAACAATATAAATAATGGAAATAGCAGTGAAGTGGTGATCTATGTTAGCGGCGCAGTGAATAAGCCTGGCGTCTATAAACTTGCCTCAGGCAGCCGGGTTGTGGATGCTGTTACTATTGCCGGCGGTTTTGCTCCTGGCGCTGATGCTGCAAAAATTAATCTGGCATTGCAGGTAAAAGATGAAATGCAAGTCAATGTCCCCTATACAGTTTCTGTAGTAACCAATAATACGGGTGCGCAGGCGGGCAGTGGCGTCAGCGGTGGTAGCCATGATAGTGACAAGATAAATATAAATACAGCTTCCCCAGCTGACCTGGATAAGTTGCCCGGTATTGGTCCGGCATTGGCCGAGCGCATTGTTGAGTACCGAAATGCGAACGGATTATTTAAAGATACTGCAGATATAAAAAAAGTTCCCGGAATAGGTGAGTCCAAATACAATCAATTTAAAGCTAAAATATCGATATAG
- the hemW gene encoding Heme chaperone HemW, translating into MSNLGLYVHIPFCRQKCLYCDFTSYPGAEHLFIAYTTALCQQIADQGGMLCKPAVDTIYIGGGTPSLLPVHLIEQILSSIDDNFTIVSGAEISMEANPGTVNKDQLAALKIAGVNRLSFGVQSFNNSLLARLGRIHQAADALVAVECAFNAGFNNISIDLMYGLPGQTPDGFAWELEQAVALKINHISVYGLKLEEGTPLATAYDQGFIILPDEAADEAMYDLMTEFLPLQGLGRYEISNFARPGSECRHNLKYWRYQPYLGLGTAAHSFLNGERSAAVSGIKEYIDALSSGSSPVVMREKVSKAEAMAEYTFLALRTTYGLVFSDFARYFATDFCQHFRSILVSLQQQKLLDMNNERVWLTGRGMKFGNVVFSSFLPDG; encoded by the coding sequence ATGAGTAATCTTGGTCTATATGTTCATATCCCATTTTGCCGGCAAAAATGCTTGTATTGTGACTTTACTTCCTATCCGGGAGCCGAACATCTATTCATAGCTTATACTACCGCCTTGTGTCAGCAAATAGCTGATCAGGGCGGTATGTTGTGTAAACCGGCAGTTGATACAATATATATTGGCGGCGGTACGCCCAGCCTGTTGCCGGTTCATCTGATAGAACAGATATTATCCAGCATCGATGACAATTTTACCATTGTCTCAGGGGCAGAAATCAGCATGGAGGCTAATCCCGGCACAGTAAATAAAGACCAGTTGGCTGCTTTAAAAATTGCCGGAGTCAACAGATTGAGTTTCGGTGTGCAGTCATTTAACAATAGTCTACTTGCGCGCCTGGGGCGAATTCATCAAGCCGCTGATGCCCTTGTTGCAGTAGAATGTGCGTTTAATGCGGGATTTAACAATATCAGCATTGATCTGATGTACGGTTTACCGGGACAAACGCCCGATGGTTTTGCCTGGGAACTTGAGCAGGCTGTGGCGTTAAAGATTAACCATATTTCGGTATATGGCCTTAAACTTGAAGAAGGTACTCCGCTAGCTACAGCGTATGACCAAGGATTCATCATACTACCTGATGAGGCTGCAGACGAAGCCATGTATGATTTAATGACCGAATTTTTGCCTTTGCAGGGCTTAGGCCGGTATGAGATATCAAACTTTGCCCGGCCGGGCAGTGAATGCCGTCATAATCTTAAATACTGGCGGTATCAGCCATATTTAGGATTAGGTACTGCCGCTCATTCATTCTTAAATGGTGAGAGATCAGCGGCTGTATCTGGAATTAAGGAATATATCGATGCCCTATCGTCAGGCAGTTCACCGGTAGTCATGCGGGAAAAAGTAAGTAAGGCTGAGGCTATGGCAGAATACACATTCTTGGCGCTGCGTACCACCTACGGATTGGTATTTTCCGATTTTGCCCGGTATTTTGCCACTGATTTTTGTCAACATTTCCGCAGTATATTAGTCAGTCTCCAGCAGCAAAAACTGCTGGACATGAATAATGAACGGGTCTGGCTGACTGGTAGAGGCATGAAGTTTGGTAATGTGGTATTTAGTAGTTTTTTGCCTGATGGGTGA
- the gpr gene encoding Germination protease, which produces MGQNITALRTDLALEAREMLTKRVREDIPGVLVETSEDDDVVITRVNVTTPEAEQMMGKMQGKYITIEAPGLRYKNTPLQQKVMNFLAVELAEIVKLPRNATVLIVGLGNWNVTPDALGPRAAHKIVVTRHLQEMLSPELKGGVRSVCAIAPGVLGITGMETAEIIQGIVSKIKPHLVIAIDALAAASSQRVITTVQLANTGIHPGSGVGNKRFGLTQDSLGVPVVAIGVPTVVHASTIAMDTINTLQEHAAFARYFKSMVNLSDQERQVIVRQVLPEMLGDLMVTPKEVDRFIEDIAAVVAGGINQAMHPNIDYENIHMYLH; this is translated from the coding sequence ATGGGACAGAATATTACTGCATTGCGGACAGATTTGGCGTTAGAAGCGCGGGAAATGCTTACCAAACGGGTACGGGAAGATATTCCTGGCGTTTTGGTTGAAACCAGCGAAGATGATGATGTGGTTATTACTCGTGTTAATGTTACCACGCCTGAAGCCGAACAAATGATGGGTAAAATGCAAGGTAAATACATTACTATTGAAGCGCCTGGGTTAAGATACAAAAATACCCCGTTGCAGCAGAAAGTTATGAACTTTTTGGCCGTAGAACTAGCCGAGATAGTCAAGTTGCCCCGCAATGCCACTGTTTTAATAGTTGGCCTTGGCAACTGGAATGTTACTCCTGATGCTTTAGGACCGCGAGCGGCGCACAAAATAGTTGTTACTCGCCACCTTCAGGAAATGTTGTCACCAGAACTTAAAGGGGGGGTGCGTTCGGTATGCGCCATTGCTCCTGGAGTCCTTGGCATAACGGGTATGGAAACGGCTGAAATTATTCAGGGAATTGTAAGCAAAATCAAGCCCCATTTAGTTATTGCCATTGACGCCCTAGCCGCAGCATCCAGTCAACGGGTAATTACTACTGTCCAACTGGCTAATACAGGTATTCACCCCGGTTCGGGGGTAGGCAACAAACGTTTTGGTCTGACTCAAGATTCGTTGGGAGTACCGGTAGTTGCTATTGGTGTTCCGACGGTGGTACATGCCTCAACAATTGCCATGGATACAATCAATACATTGCAGGAACATGCCGCATTTGCCCGATATTTTAAAAGTATGGTCAACCTTTCTGACCAAGAGCGACAGGTCATTGTTCGCCAAGTATTGCCGGAAATGCTGGGAGATCTTATGGTGACGCCTAAGGAAGTTGACAGGTTTATCGAAGATATTGCGGCTGTTGTGGCCGGTGGTATCAATCAGGCTATGCATCCTAATATTGATTACGAAAATATTCACATGTACCTTCACTAA
- the comEC gene encoding ComE operon protein 3, which produces MDLNNIIIFVSAAFAAGIWYSGLYSWHVSMLCALAVLLLLVALWRVHRNCRQSFWPIIGLFFIAGILYYQQNVMVRSDDISQYVGQNVSVEGVIDTIPETTELNAQSRLARYIVNVEKVKPERADLLVRASGKVRVSVLYKEKFKPAAYGDRITVHGKVLELHGYNNPGQIDMTVALKRQNITARMSVQSHNLAVVSSKTLHSWRVALADWQDRIVNALQKVMPVNDAAILTAVLFGGYQGINKNVINDFTTTGLIHILSVSGSHIALVAGLTRWLGNRLKLGSLPTVTLAGLAVILYAVISGLTPPVIRSAVMGLISLLAVVIGRESYAPAALSLTALGMLVYQPMLLYDISFQLSFGATAGLVFLYQPTLKYMTKLPLWLAGPLAVTLSAQVVVLPLIVWHFNSFSLISFAANLIVLPIVELVIVLGLAGVILYTVVPVIGNIVFVVSSLLIGLVIILTALLASLPGSTIYIPSVGIAGSVMYYLLLAWIYGWRPFNIPGPRGLIVNWPRQCAIIATLVICSVLIYIWYPRPMSVHFIDVGQGDAALIITPHGKAVLVDTGGSFDSSSFDVGERVVAPYLKHYGVTVVDYLILTHGHQDHAGGAAGVAANIRVNKVMLARETYSTAVQALLHTRPVPTVIPTYTGQNFQIDGVAFNIEQAVDNNNRQPATGNEVSSVVRVSYGQHSFLITGDLEAHGEEELLAKKVNPCTVLKVGHHGARTSSTPAFLQAVSPKFAVISAGYNNRFGHPHPETLKRLADIHTIVYRTDQQGAIVFKSDGKHMEIETYIK; this is translated from the coding sequence ATGGATTTAAACAATATTATTATATTTGTATCTGCTGCTTTTGCGGCAGGAATTTGGTACTCAGGACTATATAGCTGGCATGTTTCGATGCTCTGTGCGCTAGCTGTGCTACTATTACTAGTTGCGTTATGGCGTGTTCACCGCAACTGCCGACAAAGTTTTTGGCCGATTATCGGCCTGTTTTTTATTGCGGGAATACTTTACTATCAACAGAATGTTATGGTACGATCAGATGATATTAGTCAGTATGTTGGGCAAAATGTCAGTGTCGAAGGGGTAATTGACACTATACCTGAGACGACTGAACTTAACGCTCAAAGTCGACTGGCCAGGTATATTGTCAACGTTGAAAAAGTAAAACCGGAACGAGCCGATTTATTGGTACGTGCTAGCGGGAAAGTACGCGTAAGTGTGCTGTATAAGGAAAAGTTTAAACCTGCGGCTTATGGTGACAGAATAACTGTTCATGGTAAAGTATTAGAATTGCATGGGTATAATAATCCAGGCCAAATTGATATGACTGTTGCGCTTAAGCGGCAAAACATTACTGCCCGCATGTCTGTTCAGAGTCATAACCTTGCCGTCGTTTCCTCTAAAACATTACATTCTTGGCGCGTTGCGCTTGCTGATTGGCAAGACAGAATTGTTAACGCCCTACAAAAGGTAATGCCGGTAAATGACGCTGCCATTTTAACTGCAGTGCTATTCGGCGGATATCAAGGAATTAATAAAAATGTTATCAATGACTTCACAACAACTGGGTTAATACATATTTTGTCAGTATCCGGCTCTCATATTGCATTGGTGGCAGGCCTGACAAGATGGTTAGGAAATCGCCTTAAGCTAGGTTCATTGCCGACAGTAACCCTAGCTGGCTTGGCAGTTATACTGTATGCCGTTATTAGTGGACTTACACCGCCGGTAATACGGTCGGCTGTCATGGGGTTAATCAGCTTACTGGCTGTAGTGATCGGACGGGAAAGTTATGCGCCTGCAGCATTATCGCTTACCGCTCTTGGCATGCTTGTTTATCAACCCATGCTTTTATATGACATCAGTTTCCAACTGTCTTTTGGTGCTACGGCCGGTTTAGTGTTTTTGTATCAGCCAACATTAAAATATATGACTAAATTGCCTTTATGGCTAGCTGGTCCGTTGGCAGTGACTTTAAGCGCGCAGGTTGTTGTGCTACCTTTGATTGTCTGGCACTTTAACAGCTTTTCATTAATTTCATTTGCCGCAAATTTAATTGTATTGCCGATTGTTGAACTGGTGATAGTACTTGGGTTGGCTGGTGTTATTTTGTATACTGTTGTTCCGGTCATTGGCAATATAGTATTTGTTGTTAGCAGTTTGCTAATTGGTCTTGTTATTATTCTTACGGCATTACTGGCATCGCTGCCGGGAAGTACTATTTATATACCTTCTGTAGGGATAGCAGGTAGTGTTATGTATTACTTGCTTTTAGCATGGATTTATGGCTGGCGCCCGTTTAATATTCCGGGGCCAAGGGGGTTAATAGTCAACTGGCCGCGACAATGCGCTATTATCGCCACATTGGTTATCTGCTCAGTCTTAATTTATATATGGTACCCCAGGCCGATGTCGGTACATTTTATTGATGTTGGACAAGGTGATGCAGCATTAATAATCACACCACACGGTAAAGCTGTTTTGGTAGATACTGGCGGCAGTTTTGACAGTTCAAGCTTTGATGTTGGCGAACGGGTAGTCGCACCTTATCTTAAGCATTATGGCGTTACTGTTGTTGATTATTTGATTTTGACCCACGGGCATCAGGACCACGCAGGCGGAGCGGCCGGCGTGGCCGCTAATATTAGAGTGAATAAAGTTATGTTGGCACGTGAAACATATTCAACCGCGGTACAAGCACTGCTTCATACCAGACCGGTACCTACTGTTATTCCAACGTATACTGGGCAAAATTTTCAAATTGATGGCGTAGCATTTAACATTGAGCAAGCTGTTGACAACAATAACAGGCAGCCTGCAACAGGCAACGAAGTGTCAAGTGTGGTCAGAGTCAGTTATGGTCAGCATAGTTTTTTAATTACTGGTGATTTGGAAGCACATGGTGAGGAAGAATTGCTTGCTAAAAAGGTAAACCCGTGTACAGTACTCAAGGTAGGGCACCATGGTGCCAGGACATCAAGTACACCGGCCTTTTTACAGGCAGTTTCCCCTAAGTTTGCCGTCATTTCTGCCGGCTATAACAATCGGTTCGGGCACCCTCATCCGGAAACACTAAAACGGCTGGCTGATATACATACCATAGTCTACCGGACAGATCAGCAGGGAGCCATAGTCTTTAAGTCAGACGGTAAACATATGGAAATTGAGACATATATAAAATAA
- the groL1 gene encoding 60 kDa chaperonin 1 → MNLKQAGSGADVDERLAALLTNANAVRAITAAVEGTIGPKGLDTMLVDRFGEVIITNDGVTILDKMDVNHPAAKMLINTAKAQQAEVGDGTTTTTIMAGSLVSEGVNQVMRGVPVARVIEGIKYGVSKVLEGVKERARTITEVNDPILRNIAMIAGREHEDIADLVVEAARLIGVEKLNEYNFKLSEIITAEAGANNEVFMGVIVDQERMTQEMPEVITGAKLLLIDDALEPEEIEDEALSTEAGFKRYIELQDEFKNNLQKIVDLGVNVVMIDRGVHSTAEEILTDANVMVIQRVSSKDLRRVADHTGARMIKRTGLKKETADIEKYLGTAEKVYQDEKLEQVRVIGGGGKPMATILVGAATEEVVGERERIAKDAASSVQAAVKGGYVPGGGSIEIAMAREVGKYRENLKGMAAYGLDCVANALKQPLSQIVENAGFNPLEKVEEVVTAQLAQSRDSLGIDCDTGEVADMLDRGVIDPVPVKLHAIKAAGEVAVAILRIDTIIKKKEEGANAQKAGGGDNGMPDF, encoded by the coding sequence ATGAATCTGAAGCAAGCTGGCAGCGGCGCTGATGTTGATGAACGTTTGGCGGCGCTGCTAACTAATGCCAACGCGGTGCGGGCAATTACCGCCGCTGTTGAAGGCACTATCGGCCCTAAGGGGTTAGATACAATGCTCGTTGACCGTTTTGGCGAAGTAATTATTACTAATGACGGTGTAACCATCCTAGATAAGATGGATGTCAATCACCCGGCCGCTAAAATGCTGATAAACACTGCTAAAGCTCAGCAAGCGGAAGTGGGAGACGGTACCACAACTACCACAATCATGGCCGGCAGCCTGGTCTCAGAAGGTGTAAACCAAGTGATGCGCGGCGTTCCGGTGGCAAGGGTAATTGAAGGCATAAAATATGGCGTGTCTAAGGTTTTGGAAGGTGTTAAGGAACGGGCCCGCACTATTACCGAAGTTAATGACCCGATACTTCGGAATATTGCTATGATTGCCGGCAGGGAACACGAGGACATCGCAGATTTGGTTGTGGAAGCCGCTAGACTTATTGGTGTAGAAAAGCTCAACGAATATAATTTTAAGTTGTCGGAGATTATCACCGCTGAAGCCGGTGCTAATAATGAAGTGTTCATGGGGGTAATTGTTGATCAGGAGCGCATGACGCAAGAAATGCCTGAAGTAATAACCGGCGCAAAATTACTGCTCATAGATGATGCCCTTGAACCGGAAGAGATTGAAGATGAAGCATTAAGCACCGAAGCAGGATTTAAACGTTACATCGAGCTCCAGGATGAATTTAAAAATAATCTCCAAAAGATTGTCGATCTTGGTGTCAATGTTGTTATGATTGACCGGGGAGTACACAGTACTGCTGAAGAGATTCTAACTGACGCCAATGTGATGGTCATTCAGCGCGTATCGTCCAAAGATTTGCGTCGAGTGGCCGATCATACCGGAGCGCGCATGATAAAACGCACCGGTCTTAAGAAAGAAACGGCAGATATTGAAAAGTACCTGGGAACTGCTGAAAAAGTTTATCAGGATGAAAAGCTGGAACAAGTGCGTGTAATTGGCGGCGGCGGTAAGCCTATGGCCACAATTCTGGTAGGGGCGGCCACCGAAGAGGTAGTAGGTGAACGCGAACGCATCGCTAAAGATGCTGCTTCCAGTGTTCAGGCAGCTGTCAAAGGCGGCTATGTTCCGGGGGGCGGTTCCATTGAAATTGCTATGGCCCGGGAAGTAGGCAAATACCGGGAAAATCTTAAAGGCATGGCCGCCTATGGCCTTGATTGTGTAGCTAACGCCCTTAAGCAACCGTTGTCGCAAATAGTGGAAAATGCCGGCTTTAATCCACTTGAGAAGGTGGAAGAAGTTGTTACTGCTCAGTTGGCCCAAAGTCGTGATTCATTGGGCATAGACTGTGACACCGGTGAAGTAGCCGATATGTTAGACCGGGGAGTAATTGACCCTGTTCCAGTAAAACTTCATGCCATAAAGGCGGCCGGAGAGGTGGCTGTGGCCATACTACGCATTGACACGATCATTAAGAAAAAAGAAGAGGGGGCAAATGCCCAAAAGGCAGGCGGCGGCGATAATGGCATGCCTGACTTTTAA